The following nucleotide sequence is from Alteromonas sp. V450.
TAGGATTGAGATCAGAACGGCCATGAATGGCCTCTACACGGGCTTTTTTACTGCGCTGCTGTAGTTGTGATACTTCTTCGTTCGCTTTCGCCTCGTACTGCTTGCGCAGCGTTTTATAGTCGATGTACTCACCATTCGGATCGACGTCTTTGTTGAGCGCTCTCGCTAAATTAGCAATTTTGTCGGTTATACGATCCATAACGAATTAACTCTTCTTAGTTGCGGCATACTTTTCCACCAGCTTTCTCGCATTATCATCTGCTTCTATGCCGGCTGCAACTTTCACTTGTTGCGTTCCCACCACCTTTGTTGGGGCGTAGCCTGAAGCGAGACGCTTGCGCTTGATATTGTTGGCAAATTTTTGTGTCCATTGAAACTCACTAAACACTGAACTTGGCCGTCCCAACCAATAGGCAATGAATTCTCCTACCTCATTGTCATCAAACGTTTTATCGATAATACCAAGTAGCGAAGCCATTTCTTCAAACAATGCCTTATTGGGCGTCCAGTTAGGGGTCATGGCGCTATGACGGGCGTGCAGTTGTTCGAAGTCTGACTGTGGCTCGCTTAGAAGCGGAAGAAGTAGGGTTTTCCCGTTTATAGTGTGCTCAAGATCAAGTTCAAGAGGCAGAGCAACCAAACCTACTTGTTCAAGCTGCTTCACCAAGCTATTGATTTGACGACCGCGCTGATAAGGTTCGTCTTTGCTGTCGCCGTTTAGCAAGTTCAATAATTGTTTATAATCAATAGGCGCTGACGATGTTGTTGCTGAATTCGCACCTGTTCGAAGCCCAAGTAAATAAAGCACCCGGCAATCGTTAGATAGGGGAGATTGCAATGCCGCCAGTTCAGCTTGGGTAAGGTTGCTGTTCATCGCATTGGTTCCACGTGAAAGCACTGGTTAAGCATTGGCCAACTTTTCGTCAAACCATTCCACGGCTGCATCTTCAGGAATAGGGTGTTCAAGAACATCAATGTATAGCGCATCGGTAATTAACGTGCCACCTGCGTTTTTAATATGCTTTTCCATTTCTTTTGCGCCGAAGCAAAAGGTGTCGTAACTGGTGTCACCTAGCCCAATAACATAGGCCTTTACGGCGCTTAAATCTGCGCGCTCTAGCTGTTTTGCGAACGGCTGGATGTTGTCAGGTAATTCGCCTGCACCATGGGTAGACGTACACACTATCCACGTTGACTCTGTTTTTATCTCGTCTAGGTTAGGTTCAGCGTGAATAGTGTGGGTGTGCCCGCTCGCATCAAGTTTTTCCGCAATGGCATCTGCCACGTATTCTGCGGCGCCTAACATGGTGCCAACGATGATTTCAAAATGCTTGCTCATTATTGGGTTGCTTCTCTATTTACGATTGTCGTCTTAACGTAAGTGCGGCTTATTTGTTGCGTTATTCACCATCTTACTTGTAACTTTATTGGTTGCGCTATTTGCCGATACAGAACGATGAAAAAATCTTACCAAGTAGATCGTCTGACGTGAATTCACCGGTTATCTCACATAGTGCCTGATGCGCCAAGCGCAATTCTTCAGCGAGTA
It contains:
- the mioC gene encoding FMN-binding protein MioC; amino-acid sequence: MSKHFEIIVGTMLGAAEYVADAIAEKLDASGHTHTIHAEPNLDEIKTESTWIVCTSTHGAGELPDNIQPFAKQLERADLSAVKAYVIGLGDTSYDTFCFGAKEMEKHIKNAGGTLITDALYIDVLEHPIPEDAAVEWFDEKLANA
- a CDS encoding DnaT-like ssDNA-binding domain-containing protein — its product is MNSNLTQAELAALQSPLSNDCRVLYLLGLRTGANSATTSSAPIDYKQLLNLLNGDSKDEPYQRGRQINSLVKQLEQVGLVALPLELDLEHTINGKTLLLPLLSEPQSDFEQLHARHSAMTPNWTPNKALFEEMASLLGIIDKTFDDNEVGEFIAYWLGRPSSVFSEFQWTQKFANNIKRKRLASGYAPTKVVGTQQVKVAAGIEADDNARKLVEKYAATKKS